A region of Deinococcus rubellus DNA encodes the following proteins:
- a CDS encoding long-chain fatty acid--CoA ligase, giving the protein MKSTMMDVPLLIPEIVERARLLFTEREIVSLVVSGKNEQGQPTASTHRTTYGAVADRALRLASALTAAGVQPGERVATLAVNSYRHLEAYLGVPSMGGVLHTVNIRLHPDQICWIVNDAEDQVLLIENLFAGMIPTIQAGCPSIRKIVVLGPLAAPIEGVDDYDTWIMQHGPQTRYPQMQETDAAGMCYTSGTTGNPKAVTYSHRSTILHSLASAPKDALNVGQIDSVLPIVPMFHVNAWGLPYTCAMYGAKLVFAGAFSDGPTLARLMQDEQVTITAGVPTIWMGLLAELDRARQAGEPYHLLLERLVVGGSAAPEAMIRAFWERHHLKLAQAWGMTETHPLGSVSITPPGTTFGSDEGFALAAKQGVPVPTVRLELIDDDNQLLPHDGKSMGRLIARGPWVAGSYFKGTGQSNFLTLDGQQWFDTGDIATLDARGFMHIQDRAKDLIKSGGEWISSVDLENALMAHPAVSQAAVIAMPDPKWDERPLAVLVLRPGHDHPSHAELTVFLAPRFAKWWLPDAYEVVEVIPIGATGKFLKRELREQFKEKTAEGTAVR; this is encoded by the coding sequence ATGAAAAGCACCATGATGGATGTGCCGCTGCTGATTCCCGAGATCGTGGAACGCGCCCGACTGCTGTTTACCGAGCGCGAGATCGTCAGTCTGGTGGTGTCGGGCAAAAATGAGCAGGGCCAGCCGACCGCCAGCACCCACCGCACCACCTACGGCGCAGTGGCAGACCGCGCCCTGAGGCTCGCCAGCGCCCTCACGGCGGCGGGCGTGCAGCCGGGCGAGCGGGTGGCGACCCTGGCCGTCAACTCCTACCGGCACCTGGAAGCCTATCTGGGCGTGCCGAGCATGGGCGGCGTCCTGCACACCGTCAACATAAGGTTGCACCCCGATCAGATCTGCTGGATCGTCAACGACGCCGAGGACCAGGTACTGCTGATCGAGAACCTGTTCGCGGGTATGATCCCCACCATCCAGGCAGGCTGCCCCAGCATCAGGAAGATCGTGGTGCTGGGACCGCTGGCCGCACCCATCGAGGGTGTGGACGATTACGACACCTGGATCATGCAGCACGGGCCGCAGACCCGCTACCCCCAGATGCAGGAAACCGACGCAGCGGGCATGTGCTACACCTCCGGCACCACCGGCAACCCCAAGGCCGTAACCTACTCGCACCGTTCCACCATCCTGCACAGTCTGGCCTCCGCGCCCAAGGACGCCCTCAACGTGGGCCAGATCGACTCGGTGCTGCCCATCGTGCCGATGTTTCACGTCAATGCCTGGGGGCTGCCGTATACCTGCGCCATGTACGGCGCAAAGCTGGTCTTCGCCGGGGCCTTCTCGGACGGCCCCACGCTCGCCAGGCTGATGCAGGACGAGCAGGTGACCATCACGGCGGGCGTGCCGACCATCTGGATGGGGCTACTGGCCGAGCTGGACCGGGCCAGGCAAGCCGGAGAGCCGTACCATTTGCTGCTGGAAAGATTGGTGGTGGGCGGTTCGGCAGCCCCGGAAGCCATGATCCGGGCCTTCTGGGAGCGCCACCACCTCAAGCTGGCCCAGGCCTGGGGCATGACCGAGACGCACCCGCTCGGCTCGGTGAGCATCACGCCGCCGGGGACCACCTTTGGCAGCGACGAGGGCTTCGCGCTGGCCGCCAAGCAGGGCGTACCGGTGCCCACCGTGCGGCTCGAACTGATTGACGACGACAATCAGTTGCTGCCCCACGACGGCAAGAGCATGGGCCGCCTGATCGCACGCGGGCCGTGGGTCGCCGGAAGCTACTTCAAGGGCACCGGCCAGAGCAACTTCCTCACGCTGGACGGCCAGCAGTGGTTCGACACCGGAGATATCGCCACCCTGGACGCACGGGGTTTCATGCATATCCAGGACCGGGCCAAGGACCTGATCAAGTCGGGTGGCGAGTGGATCAGCAGCGTGGACCTTGAAAATGCCTTGATGGCCCACCCCGCCGTGTCGCAGGCCGCCGTGATCGCCATGCCCGACCCCAAGTGGGACGAGCGCCCGCTGGCGGTGCTGGTGCTGCGGCCCGGCCACGACCACCCCAGCCACGCCGAACTGACTGTGTTTCTGGCCCCCAGGTTCGCCAAATGGTGGCTGCCCGACGCCTATGAGGTGGTCGAGGTGATCCCGATTGGGGCCACCGGCAAGTTTCTCAAGCGCGAGTTGCGTGAGCAGTTCAAGGAGAAGACGGCCGAAGGTACGGCAGTACGCTGA
- a CDS encoding ComEA family DNA-binding protein: protein MPGSLSFERPLAALLSGLALVCGGWALWPALSPSPRLPVVTHAALPAPLSADPAPVYATTPSIRPLISGQLNLNTASEEQLEALPSIGPALAARLIAARPYRSLADLDAVRGVGPVLLAKLTPLVRF from the coding sequence GTGCCAGGTTCCCTTTCCTTCGAGCGCCCGCTGGCGGCCCTGCTCAGCGGGCTGGCGCTCGTCTGCGGCGGCTGGGCGCTGTGGCCCGCGCTGAGTCCATCGCCGCGCCTGCCGGTGGTAACCCACGCCGCCCTGCCCGCGCCGCTGAGTGCTGATCCCGCGCCCGTGTATGCCACCACCCCCAGCATCAGGCCGCTGATTTCCGGCCAGCTCAACCTCAACACTGCCTCAGAAGAACAGCTTGAAGCGTTGCCCAGTATCGGCCCGGCGCTGGCGGCCCGCCTGATCGCTGCCCGGCCCTACCGCAGCTTGGCCGACCTCGACGCCGTGCGCGGGGTGGGGCCGGTGCTGCTTGCCAAGCTCACGCCGCTGGTCCGCTTTTAA
- a CDS encoding ComEC/Rec2 family competence protein: MALGWNAATGEVVAPASPADSAIWHAPAYPVPAALAVIGGVLLGFGAAWGAGVLLRAAGERHVPVREVRRGDSMQAGEAHFTVLWPVGQPFSKADNDNSVVVRLDTPRFHTVFLGDLPDPIEGELGVGQLDVLKTAHHGSRFSTGEAFLQETRPKNAVISVGRNTYGHPNAQVLDWLAAAGVQVWRTDQVGTVHWPLP; encoded by the coding sequence ATGGCGCTGGGCTGGAACGCGGCCACCGGCGAGGTCGTCGCCCCGGCTTCCCCAGCAGATTCGGCGATCTGGCACGCGCCCGCTTATCCGGTGCCCGCTGCGCTGGCCGTCATTGGCGGCGTGCTGCTGGGCTTCGGGGCCGCCTGGGGTGCGGGCGTGCTGCTGCGGGCCGCCGGGGAGCGCCATGTGCCAGTGCGCGAGGTGCGACGGGGGGACAGCATGCAAGCCGGAGAGGCCCATTTCACGGTGCTGTGGCCGGTGGGCCAGCCCTTCTCGAAGGCCGACAACGACAACAGCGTGGTCGTCAGGCTCGACACCCCCAGGTTCCATACTGTTTTCCTGGGCGATCTGCCCGATCCCATCGAGGGCGAACTGGGCGTCGGCCAGCTGGACGTGCTCAAGACCGCCCACCATGGCAGCCGCTTTTCAACTGGGGAAGCATTTTTGCAGGAAACCCGCCCGAAAAATGCCGTTATCAGTGTCGGGCGCAACACCTACGGCCATCCCAATGCGCAGGTGCTGGACTGGCTCGCGGCGGCAGGTGTGCAGGTCTGGCGTACCGATCAGGTGGGCACGGTGCACTGGCCCTTGCCGTGA
- a CDS encoding GNAT family N-acetyltransferase, with translation MTPTVRRVTDPLDPALSAFGRIQEASYYAPDMLIPAEYFGQMISQQDDKRENVILVAENGGEVIGGTLFHLLGSGAGFSSFMGVAQSARGTGAARALHSTRMQVIREAGLAGVFADAVHLDTLSAADLAAEARVGSDPKLRRVKLGALGFGTVDIPYWQPVGGPDGGPLMDLDLLYSPLEPADSVPLHLVGETMRAYWQSWLGPERAQREAEALAGRSGHDPVALLPATQRPGVFVGNGPQKS, from the coding sequence ATGACCCCCACCGTCCGCCGCGTCACCGATCCCCTCGACCCGGCCCTGAGCGCGTTCGGGCGTATTCAGGAAGCTAGCTACTATGCCCCCGACATGCTGATCCCCGCCGAGTACTTCGGCCAGATGATCTCGCAGCAGGATGACAAGCGCGAGAACGTCATTCTGGTGGCCGAGAACGGGGGAGAGGTCATCGGCGGGACGCTGTTTCATTTGCTAGGCAGCGGCGCGGGCTTCAGCTCGTTCATGGGCGTGGCCCAGTCGGCGCGGGGCACAGGAGCGGCCCGCGCGCTGCACTCCACCCGCATGCAAGTGATTCGCGAGGCTGGATTGGCAGGCGTCTTTGCCGACGCTGTTCACCTGGATACCCTCAGCGCCGCCGACCTCGCTGCCGAGGCGCGGGTGGGCAGCGACCCGAAGCTCAGGCGCGTCAAGCTGGGCGCGCTGGGCTTCGGCACGGTGGACATTCCTTACTGGCAGCCCGTCGGTGGCCCGGACGGTGGACCGCTGATGGACCTCGACCTGCTCTACTCCCCGCTGGAACCGGCTGACAGCGTGCCGCTGCACCTTGTCGGCGAGACGATGCGTGCCTACTGGCAAAGCTGGCTCGGCCCGGAGCGTGCCCAGCGCGAGGCCGAGGCACTGGCCGGGCGCAGCGGACATGACCCGGTGGCTTTGCTCCCCGCGACGCAGCGGCCAGGTGTTTTTGTCGGGAACGGCCCGCAAAAAAGCTGA
- a CDS encoding GMC family oxidoreductase — translation MTQADTAQVGSETVDYVVVGAGSGGCVVAARLTEDSGTRVLLLEAGVPDEAPEIGIPAAFSKLFKSPLDWNYETEAQAHLAGRRLYWPRGKMLGGSSSINAMVYIRGNQADYDAWAAAGNQGWSYAEVLPYFIKAEDNENGADSFHGAGGPLHVENRRYTHEICDAITAGFQEVGFAANDDFNGASQEGVGRYQVTQKGGVRHSAASAYLKPALTRPNLEARTGAHVTRILIEQGRAVGVEYQSGGSLHTIRAERGVILAAGAITSPHLLMLSGVGERAMLEAAGVAVVHELPGVGQNLQDHLFVPLVYETDTISIKDATSEANFALYLSEQQGMLCSNIAESGGFMKSDPNLNAPDLQFHNGAALFVDHGFLELDGHHFTLLPSLVAPHSKGQIRLASSDPQTYPLIEPDYLSDERDMDVLLHGMRLARQVGESEALSGYRTREAMPGENVQSDDGLRDYIRAQAMTIYHPVGTCKMGHDDLAVVDDKLQIRGLTGLWVADASVMPSIVRGNTNAPTIMIAEKAAEFIKAAQPTQRTQEAVSADD, via the coding sequence ATGACCCAGGCAGATACGGCGCAGGTAGGTTCGGAAACGGTGGATTACGTCGTGGTGGGTGCGGGGTCCGGCGGCTGCGTGGTGGCGGCGCGGCTGACCGAAGACTCCGGCACGCGGGTGCTGCTGCTCGAAGCGGGTGTGCCCGACGAAGCGCCGGAGATCGGCATCCCGGCGGCCTTCTCGAAGCTTTTCAAGTCGCCGCTCGACTGGAACTACGAGACCGAAGCACAGGCGCATCTCGCCGGGCGCAGGCTCTACTGGCCGCGCGGCAAGATGCTGGGCGGGTCAAGCAGCATCAACGCGATGGTCTACATCCGGGGCAACCAGGCCGACTACGACGCCTGGGCCGCTGCGGGCAACCAGGGCTGGAGTTACGCCGAGGTGCTGCCCTACTTCATCAAGGCCGAGGACAACGAGAACGGCGCTGATTCCTTTCACGGCGCGGGCGGACCGCTGCACGTCGAGAACCGCCGCTACACCCACGAGATCTGCGACGCCATCACGGCGGGCTTTCAGGAGGTGGGGTTTGCGGCCAACGACGACTTCAACGGCGCGTCCCAGGAAGGCGTGGGGCGCTACCAGGTGACGCAAAAGGGCGGCGTGCGGCACTCGGCAGCCAGCGCTTACCTCAAGCCCGCCCTGACACGGCCCAACCTGGAAGCCCGCACCGGGGCGCACGTAACCCGCATCCTGATCGAGCAGGGACGGGCCGTGGGCGTGGAGTACCAATCTGGGGGCAGCTTGCACACCATTCGCGCCGAGCGGGGCGTCATTCTGGCGGCCGGGGCGATCACCAGCCCGCACCTGCTGATGCTCTCCGGCGTGGGCGAGCGGGCCATGCTGGAGGCCGCAGGCGTGGCCGTCGTTCACGAGCTGCCAGGCGTGGGCCAGAATCTACAAGACCACCTGTTCGTGCCTCTGGTCTACGAGACCGACACCATCAGCATCAAGGACGCCACCAGCGAGGCCAACTTCGCGCTGTACCTGAGTGAGCAGCAGGGAATGCTGTGCAGCAACATCGCCGAGAGCGGCGGCTTCATGAAGTCCGACCCCAATCTGAACGCGCCCGATCTGCAATTTCATAACGGCGCGGCGCTGTTCGTGGATCACGGTTTTCTGGAGCTCGACGGCCACCACTTCACCCTGCTGCCGTCGCTGGTGGCCCCCCACAGCAAGGGCCAGATCCGGCTGGCGAGCAGCGACCCACAGACGTATCCGCTGATCGAACCGGACTACCTCTCGGACGAGCGCGATATGGACGTGCTGCTACACGGGATGCGGCTGGCGCGGCAGGTGGGCGAATCAGAAGCGCTCTCGGGCTACCGCACCCGCGAAGCGATGCCGGGCGAGAACGTGCAGAGTGACGACGGTCTGCGCGACTACATCCGGGCGCAGGCCATGACCATCTATCACCCGGTGGGCACCTGCAAGATGGGCCACGACGATCTGGCCGTGGTGGACGACAAATTGCAGATACGAGGGCTGACCGGATTGTGGGTCGCCGACGCCAGCGTGATGCCGAGCATCGTGCGCGGCAACACCAATGCGCCCACCATCATGATCGCCGAGAAGGCCGCCGAGTTCATCAAGGCGGCGCAGCCCACACAGAGAACCCAGGAAGCCGTCAGCGCTGACGACTGA
- a CDS encoding multidrug DMT transporter, with translation MDNLLKKAGAMTAHLDLFQHMLHLRGLLQLAAHMEERGDRVTMVSADNITLIGAGMDSAGTITTSKGADIVSGSAYSVLRGLKGHDAPEYAVTREELKALNARAVSELEASDAMRAFGETLGRITAMPAAQSAPTHSSPAQTAEAPTERPSRNRRGAEEAPSEAPAA, from the coding sequence ATGGACAACCTCCTGAAGAAAGCGGGCGCGATGACCGCGCACCTGGACCTGTTTCAGCACATGCTTCATCTGCGCGGCCTGCTGCAACTCGCCGCCCACATGGAGGAGCGCGGCGACCGGGTGACGATGGTCTCAGCCGACAACATCACCCTCATCGGCGCGGGAATGGACAGCGCGGGCACCATCACGACCAGCAAGGGAGCCGACATCGTCTCGGGCAGTGCCTACAGCGTGCTGCGCGGCCTCAAGGGACACGACGCCCCCGAATACGCCGTGACCCGCGAGGAACTCAAGGCGCTCAATGCCCGCGCGGTGAGTGAGTTGGAAGCCAGCGACGCCATGCGCGCTTTTGGCGAGACCCTGGGCCGCATCACAGCCATGCCTGCCGCCCAGAGCGCTCCAACCCACAGTTCACCGGCCCAGACTGCTGAGGCTCCCACCGAGCGCCCCAGTCGGAATCGGCGCGGCGCGGAGGAAGCCCCCAGCGAAGCGCCTGCCGCTTAA
- a CDS encoding 2'-5' RNA ligase family protein — MTPTFFLGVTPPPDVAARVLAWQTELEHVTTAPHVTLLPPTERPEARWQQVARQIAARHAPVPVKLGHPDFFGSRVIFLRVDAPGLETIHADLVHTLGEAPGEFALENFHPHLTLALSWRSLNVGWAEAVRSAKATFHDLEAEPLSFTASELVLFGKDETGQPYNERGRFGLSRTS, encoded by the coding sequence ATGACTCCCACCTTCTTTCTAGGCGTGACCCCGCCGCCCGACGTTGCCGCCCGCGTGCTGGCCTGGCAAACCGAACTGGAGCATGTCACTACTGCACCGCATGTGACACTGCTCCCCCCCACCGAACGGCCAGAAGCGCGCTGGCAGCAGGTCGCCAGGCAGATTGCGGCCCGCCACGCCCCCGTCCCGGTGAAGCTGGGCCACCCGGACTTTTTCGGCTCGCGGGTCATTTTCCTGCGGGTGGATGCGCCGGGGCTTGAGACGATTCACGCTGACCTCGTTCATACACTCGGCGAAGCGCCCGGCGAATTTGCGCTGGAGAACTTTCACCCGCACCTGACGCTGGCGCTGAGCTGGCGCAGCCTGAACGTGGGCTGGGCCGAAGCCGTCAGGAGCGCCAAGGCGACGTTCCACGATCTGGAGGCCGAACCACTCAGCTTCACAGCGTCGGAGCTGGTGCTGTTCGGCAAGGACGAAACCGGGCAGCCCTACAACGAGCGCGGGCGCTTTGGCCTCAGCAGGACTTCATGA
- a CDS encoding NAD-dependent epimerase/dehydratase family protein — protein MNLLVLGGTRFVGRQLVLAALERGHAVTVFTRGQSDDDLPPDVERLRGDRDAGDLSALTELEQAGRTWDACLDVSGYLPRVVASSAKLLKDAVKRYLFISTVSVYADQARPITEDSALAALDNPESEDIHADYGALKVICEERVRAVYGQRATIVRPGLVAGPFDHTHRFTYWAMRAARGGVASSKASADDERGVALAPGDGQDFIQVIDVRDLAAFTVKLLEENIGGTFNAVGEPLVFGAFLDEVSAGVGSQPIWRWVSQTEQERLEATNLWPIYAHREPVLNIQPTRARAVGLALRPLADTARDTLEWAQASGAEGAGPSAEREAELLAQLR, from the coding sequence ATGAATCTCCTTGTGCTGGGCGGTACCCGCTTCGTGGGTCGGCAACTGGTTCTGGCGGCGCTGGAACGCGGCCACGCGGTCACCGTGTTCACGCGTGGCCAGTCGGATGACGATCTGCCACCGGACGTGGAGCGCCTGCGTGGTGACCGGGACGCGGGTGACTTGAGCGCCCTGACTGAACTTGAGCAGGCGGGCCGCACCTGGGACGCCTGCCTGGACGTGAGCGGCTACCTGCCGCGCGTGGTGGCCAGCAGCGCCAAGCTTCTCAAAGATGCCGTGAAGCGCTACCTGTTCATTTCCACCGTCAGCGTCTACGCCGATCAGGCGCGACCGATCACCGAAGACTCGGCGCTGGCCGCCTTGGACAACCCCGAGAGCGAGGACATCCACGCCGATTACGGAGCGCTCAAGGTGATCTGCGAGGAGCGTGTGCGGGCCGTCTACGGTCAGCGGGCCACCATCGTCCGGCCCGGACTGGTGGCGGGGCCGTTCGACCACACCCACCGTTTCACGTACTGGGCGATGCGGGCGGCGCGGGGAGGAGTGGCGTCTTCAAAGGCGTCCGCTGACGACGAGAGGGGAGTGGCCCTGGCCCCCGGCGATGGCCAGGACTTCATTCAGGTCATCGACGTCCGCGATCTGGCTGCCTTCACGGTGAAGTTGCTGGAAGAAAACATCGGCGGCACCTTCAACGCGGTGGGCGAGCCGCTGGTCTTTGGCGCTTTCCTGGATGAAGTCTCGGCAGGTGTTGGGAGCCAGCCGATCTGGCGCTGGGTTTCACAGACCGAACAGGAGCGTCTGGAGGCGACCAACCTCTGGCCGATCTATGCCCACCGCGAACCCGTCCTGAACATCCAACCCACGCGGGCCAGGGCTGTGGGCCTGGCGTTGCGTCCCCTCGCCGACACGGCCCGCGATACCCTGGAGTGGGCGCAGGCCAGCGGAGCCGAAGGTGCGGGACCGAGCGCCGAGCGGGAAGCCGAACTGCTGGCCCAGCTCCGCTGA
- the rpsL gene encoding 30S ribosomal protein S12 codes for MPTTQQLLRKGRTSLQKKSKVPALKGSPFRRGVCTVVKTTTPKKPNSALRKIARVRLSSGFEVTAYIPGEGHNLQEHSVVLIRGGRVKDLPGVRYHIVRGSLDTQGVKDRNKSRSKYGTKKPKAGAAAAGAKKK; via the coding sequence CTGCCCACCACCCAACAACTGCTCCGCAAGGGGCGCACCTCCTTGCAGAAAAAGAGCAAAGTCCCGGCCCTCAAGGGCAGCCCGTTTCGTCGCGGTGTCTGCACGGTGGTCAAGACCACCACCCCCAAGAAGCCCAACTCGGCGCTTCGTAAGATCGCCCGCGTGCGGCTGTCCAGCGGCTTTGAAGTCACTGCTTATATCCCCGGCGAGGGGCACAACCTCCAGGAACACAGCGTCGTGCTGATTCGCGGTGGACGCGTCAAGGACCTTCCCGGCGTGCGCTACCACATCGTGCGCGGCTCGCTCGACACCCAGGGCGTCAAGGACCGCAACAAGAGCCGCTCCAAGTACGGCACCAAGAAGCCCAAAGCGGGCGCTGCCGCCGCTGGCGCGAAAAAGAAATAA
- the rpsG gene encoding 30S ribosomal protein S7, whose product MARRRRAEVRELLPDLVYQDVLVSATINRIMEDGKKNLASRIFYGAMSVVQDRTGQEPLKVYKQAFENIKPRVEVRSRRVGGSTYQVPVEVSVRRAQSLTLRWMKSAVDNRPERTAVERLAAEILDAAQGRGGAIKKKDDVERMAEANRAYAHYRW is encoded by the coding sequence ATGGCCCGTCGCCGTAGAGCAGAAGTTCGTGAATTGTTGCCCGACCTCGTTTATCAGGATGTGCTGGTCAGCGCCACCATCAACCGCATCATGGAAGACGGCAAGAAGAACCTGGCCAGCCGTATTTTTTACGGTGCGATGAGCGTCGTTCAGGACCGCACCGGCCAGGAGCCGCTCAAGGTCTACAAGCAGGCCTTTGAGAACATCAAGCCGCGCGTGGAAGTCCGCAGCCGCCGCGTGGGCGGAAGCACCTATCAGGTGCCGGTGGAAGTCAGCGTCCGCCGCGCCCAGAGCTTGACCCTGCGGTGGATGAAGTCCGCCGTGGACAACCGCCCCGAGCGCACCGCCGTCGAGAGACTGGCCGCCGAGATCCTCGACGCTGCCCAGGGGCGCGGCGGGGCCATCAAGAAAAAAGATGACGTGGAGCGTATGGCTGAAGCCAACCGCGCCTACGCGCATTACCGCTGGTAA
- the fusA gene encoding elongation factor G, protein MTIKASTAYLEHFRNIGIAAHIDAGKTTTTERILYYTGRTHNIGEVHDGAATMDWMEQERERGITITAAATTAKWKHSGTDQEYVINIIDTPGHVDFTIEVERSMRVLDGAVAVFDSSQGVEPQSETVWRQADRYGVPRIAYSNKMDKTGASFELVLSDIRERLGAIPAPIQYPMGEEAEFKGIIDIVRMQAHTYTNDLGTDIEIGPIPEKYDAKVAEMRAQLIEAAAEVDETVMEKYLSGEEPTIEELMFAVRAGTIAKKIFPVLCGSALKNKGVQLLLDAVIDYLPSPLEVPAIRGILEDSEETHDFPADPEGQLAALAFKIMADPYVGRLTFVRIYSGTMHSGSYIYNASKNKRERVGRLLKMHANSREEVTELRAGELGAVIGLKDSGTGNTLIGDGDDHVLLESIDVPEPVIKLAIEPKTKADQEKMGVGLQRLAEEDPTFRVETDQESGQTTIAGMGELHLEILVDRLRREYKVEANVGAPQVAFRETITRAVDVEGKFVRQSGGRGQFGHVKIKAEPLEPGAGFIFENAIVGGTVPREYVGPAQKGIEEAMQSGPMLGFPVVDIKVTIYDGSYHEVDSSEMAFKIAGSMALKEAVQKGVPALLEPIMRVEVTVPDDFMGDIIGDLNSRRGQIQGMEARGNAQIVKAMVPLSEMFGYATDMRSMTQGRASYSMFFDHYSQVPNNIAQQLMKK, encoded by the coding sequence ATGACGATCAAAGCAAGCACCGCTTACCTGGAGCATTTCCGCAACATCGGCATTGCCGCGCACATCGACGCCGGTAAGACCACCACCACCGAGCGCATCCTGTACTACACCGGGCGCACCCACAACATCGGTGAAGTCCACGACGGAGCCGCCACCATGGACTGGATGGAGCAGGAGCGCGAGCGCGGTATTACCATCACCGCCGCCGCCACCACGGCCAAGTGGAAGCACTCCGGCACCGACCAGGAATACGTCATCAACATCATCGACACGCCCGGCCACGTGGACTTCACCATTGAAGTCGAGCGTTCCATGCGCGTGCTCGACGGCGCAGTGGCCGTGTTCGACAGCTCACAGGGTGTCGAGCCGCAGTCCGAGACGGTGTGGCGTCAGGCCGACCGTTACGGCGTACCGCGCATCGCCTACTCGAACAAGATGGACAAGACCGGCGCTTCGTTCGAGCTGGTCCTGAGCGACATCCGCGAGCGCCTCGGCGCAATCCCCGCTCCCATTCAGTACCCGATGGGCGAGGAAGCCGAGTTCAAGGGCATCATCGATATTGTGCGGATGCAGGCCCATACCTACACCAACGACCTGGGCACCGATATCGAAATCGGGCCGATTCCCGAGAAGTACGACGCCAAAGTGGCCGAGATGCGCGCCCAGCTGATCGAGGCCGCTGCGGAAGTCGACGAGACTGTGATGGAGAAGTACCTCAGCGGTGAGGAACCCACCATCGAGGAACTGATGTTCGCCGTACGGGCGGGCACCATCGCCAAGAAGATCTTCCCGGTCTTGTGCGGTAGCGCCCTCAAGAACAAGGGTGTCCAGCTCCTCCTTGACGCCGTCATTGATTACCTGCCCAGCCCACTGGAAGTTCCGGCCATTCGCGGCATCCTGGAAGACAGTGAGGAGACCCACGACTTCCCCGCTGATCCCGAAGGTCAACTGGCTGCCCTGGCGTTCAAGATCATGGCTGACCCTTACGTGGGCCGCCTGACCTTTGTGCGCATCTACTCGGGCACCATGCACAGCGGCTCTTACATCTACAACGCCTCCAAGAACAAGCGTGAGCGTGTGGGCCGCCTGCTGAAAATGCACGCCAACAGCCGCGAGGAAGTGACCGAACTGCGTGCAGGCGAACTCGGAGCCGTCATCGGCCTCAAGGACTCGGGCACCGGCAACACCCTGATCGGTGACGGCGACGACCACGTGCTGCTGGAGAGCATCGACGTGCCGGAGCCGGTCATCAAGCTGGCCATCGAGCCGAAGACCAAGGCCGACCAGGAGAAGATGGGTGTGGGATTGCAGCGCCTGGCCGAAGAAGATCCCACTTTCCGGGTCGAGACCGATCAGGAAAGCGGCCAGACCACAATCGCGGGGATGGGCGAGCTTCACCTGGAAATCCTGGTGGACCGTCTGCGCCGTGAATACAAGGTTGAGGCCAACGTGGGCGCGCCGCAGGTTGCTTTCCGCGAGACCATCACGCGTGCTGTTGACGTTGAAGGCAAGTTCGTGCGCCAGTCGGGTGGACGCGGCCAGTTCGGTCACGTCAAGATCAAGGCCGAGCCGCTGGAGCCCGGTGCAGGCTTCATCTTCGAGAACGCCATCGTCGGCGGCACTGTGCCGCGCGAGTATGTCGGCCCTGCCCAGAAGGGGATCGAGGAAGCCATGCAGAGTGGCCCGATGCTCGGCTTCCCCGTCGTTGACATCAAAGTCACCATCTATGACGGCTCGTACCACGAAGTCGATTCCTCGGAAATGGCCTTCAAGATTGCCGGTTCCATGGCCCTCAAAGAAGCCGTCCAGAAAGGCGTTCCGGCGCTTCTGGAGCCGATTATGCGCGTCGAAGTCACTGTGCCGGACGACTTCATGGGCGACATCATCGGCGATCTCAACTCCCGCCGGGGCCAGATTCAGGGTATGGAAGCGCGCGGTAACGCCCAGATTGTCAAGGCGATGGTGCCGCTCTCCGAGATGTTCGGCTACGCCACCGACATGCGCTCGATGACGCAGGGCCGTGCCAGCTACTCAATGTTCTTCGATCACTACAGTCAGGTGCCGAACAACATTGCTCAGCAACTGATGAAGAAGTAA